From a single bacterium genomic region:
- a CDS encoding DEAD/DEAH box helicase family protein, with translation MSIEYKNSDFVLRLDDSSEKTLSIVNKYDAFLDALTTAEFSHVREAIKKAIAFFITDKYADTEQAAIYTFNHSEKLKKKYKGLNEFLGHIRIKDKKSFSIDLATGTGKSWVIYGVAQIMMSEGYVDKVLVLCPSLTIEGELKKKFERFSGDAVLTKILEELGAAYPAPAIKSANVPILNGDICVENIHAAYQRTGSSIEDSFKGKWQRVLVISDEAHHIYSQADADVKKWFGFLTDKEYGFQYLLGLSGTPYIGDEYFYDVIYRYSIKQAMEDGIIKKIDYKVEEESTKDKGFDETYQNHLENQNKYAGKLKPITIIITDRIVTCIQVWDNLVRYISEKESISYEQAAKKAIWVTSGIPSAKKERTVIESILEQPEKTRKDNLSLLKTVDDPENPAEWIVSVSMLTEGWDVKNVFQIVPHEQKAFNSKLLIAQVLGRGLRIPYGLKDPIFVKINNHEKWTPNIINLYNEVLEIENRISWGYDENKSEFAFPLYNLEYSSVQDTIESKEKPAEEPKEVNFSPQSKKHEETSLYSETGSFRFTVEPKDVVPIEQAAREIKLFLKDKDISISKRWSIEKIKDFIVKNLKKDGYDTTFLSNENLSKAKQSFGPMLRELGKKTPRMKMKPDNVCLKKISEMTPQFFSESSLKSNGYLFYGKNSPDSLPKEQQAMLYEFIKDKNNYSEVKEKVEKYGGSESEIRFLKNNLIEIEKDKFKTPLNLFYVSYEPERKFTRSVFNNIDLFDSVIKSPDKGLYWFPYSYKPDGKASTHVKRENFNPDFFLKMQSKNEILVVEMKADGDTNQKNRAKHRDGREHFKVLNEKLVENQIEWKYYFYFLSPEDITEFFQAIKDERYKDWKSTLMQKINNPTVQLS, from the coding sequence ATGAGCATAGAGTATAAAAACAGCGATTTCGTTTTAAGGCTTGATGATTCCTCTGAAAAGACCCTGTCAATAGTCAATAAATATGACGCTTTTCTTGATGCCTTGACAACAGCCGAGTTCAGTCATGTGCGGGAAGCAATAAAAAAAGCAATTGCTTTTTTTATTACAGACAAATATGCCGATACCGAGCAGGCGGCAATTTATACGTTTAATCACAGCGAAAAGCTCAAGAAAAAATATAAAGGCTTAAATGAGTTTCTTGGGCATATACGGATAAAAGACAAAAAATCTTTCAGCATTGATCTTGCCACAGGAACAGGCAAAAGCTGGGTTATATATGGCGTTGCACAGATAATGATGTCAGAAGGCTATGTGGATAAGGTACTGGTTCTCTGTCCGTCCCTGACAATTGAAGGGGAACTGAAAAAGAAATTCGAGCGATTTAGCGGGGATGCTGTTTTAACAAAAATACTAGAAGAACTAGGCGCAGCATATCCGGCGCCGGCCATTAAAAGTGCGAATGTTCCTATTCTGAATGGCGATATCTGCGTGGAAAACATACATGCCGCCTATCAAAGAACAGGTTCATCAATAGAAGACAGCTTCAAAGGCAAGTGGCAGCGCGTTCTTGTGATAAGCGATGAGGCGCATCATATTTACAGCCAGGCTGACGCGGACGTGAAAAAATGGTTCGGATTTCTCACAGATAAAGAATATGGGTTTCAGTATCTGCTCGGGTTATCAGGCACTCCGTATATCGGTGATGAATATTTTTATGATGTTATATACAGGTACAGCATTAAACAAGCAATGGAAGACGGCATAATAAAAAAAATAGACTATAAAGTTGAGGAAGAATCCACAAAAGACAAAGGGTTTGACGAAACATACCAGAACCATCTTGAGAATCAGAATAAATATGCGGGTAAACTGAAACCGATAACAATTATTATAACAGACAGAATTGTTACCTGTATTCAGGTCTGGGATAATCTTGTCAGATATATTTCAGAAAAAGAATCAATTTCTTACGAACAGGCGGCAAAAAAGGCAATCTGGGTAACATCCGGCATCCCCTCTGCAAAAAAAGAAAGGACGGTTATTGAGTCCATATTAGAACAGCCTGAAAAAACAAGAAAAGATAATCTTTCGCTTCTAAAAACTGTTGATGACCCGGAAAATCCGGCTGAGTGGATTGTTTCGGTGAGTATGCTTACGGAAGGGTGGGATGTAAAAAACGTATTTCAAATTGTTCCGCATGAGCAAAAGGCATTTAATTCAAAACTTCTTATAGCGCAGGTGCTTGGACGCGGACTTCGCATCCCGTACGGGTTGAAGGATCCGATCTTTGTAAAGATTAATAACCATGAAAAATGGACACCAAACATTATTAACCTCTATAACGAAGTATTGGAAATTGAGAATAGAATTTCATGGGGATATGATGAAAACAAATCCGAATTTGCATTTCCATTATACAATTTAGAATATTCCTCTGTTCAGGATACTATAGAAAGCAAAGAAAAACCCGCCGAAGAACCGAAAGAGGTGAATTTTTCTCCTCAAAGCAAAAAGCATGAAGAAACGAGTTTGTATTCCGAAACGGGCTCTTTCCGTTTTACTGTGGAGCCAAAAGATGTTGTCCCTATAGAACAAGCGGCAAGAGAAATAAAACTTTTTCTTAAGGATAAGGATATTTCCATATCAAAAAGATGGTCTATTGAAAAAATAAAGGACTTCATTGTCAAAAATCTGAAAAAAGATGGTTATGACACTACATTCTTAAGCAATGAGAATTTATCAAAAGCCAAGCAGTCATTCGGTCCAATGCTGAGGGAACTTGGCAAAAAAACGCCAAGAATGAAAATGAAGCCGGATAATGTTTGTCTCAAGAAAATAAGTGAAATGACGCCACAGTTTTTCAGTGAGAGTTCATTAAAGAGCAACGGTTATCTGTTTTATGGTAAAAATTCGCCTGATTCTCTGCCTAAAGAGCAGCAAGCTATGCTGTATGAATTTATCAAAGACAAAAATAATTATTCCGAAGTAAAGGAAAAGGTCGAAAAATACGGAGGTAGTGAAAGCGAAATCAGGTTTCTTAAAAATAATTTGATTGAGATAGAAAAAGACAAATTCAAAACCCCCTTAAATCTATTTTATGTTTCGTATGAACCTGAACGCAAATTTACACGCTCCGTCTTTAATAACATTGACCTGTTTGATTCGGTTATCAAATCACCAGATAAGGGTTTATACTGGTTTCCATATTCCTACAAGCCTGATGGAAAAGCCAGTACACACGTCAAACGTGAAAATTTCAATCCAGACTTTTTTCTTAAAATGCAATCAAAGAACGAGATACTCGTTGTTGAAATGAAAGCAGATGGAGACACAAATCAGAAAAACAGAGCCAAACACAGAGACGGAAGAGAACATTTTAAGGTTTTAAATGAAAAATTAGTAGAAAATCAAATTGAATGGAAATATTATTTTTACTTTTTGTCACCTGAAGATATTACAGAATTCTTCCAAGCTATTAAAGATGAACGATATAAGGACTGGAAATCAACTTTAATGCAAAAAATAAATAACCCCACTGTTCAATTAAGTTAA
- a CDS encoding site-specific DNA-methyltransferase, whose amino-acid sequence MKLTEQEKKKIIELIEAGKTLPAVYRPRLFDKDDSEFIEATKDYRLVYKGKARKENIIAQTPAAPFQKIRSFNTSNSFEDDWQNMLIFGDNLLVLKTLYEDQQGPNFYKTKNKIKLIYIDPPFATKQDFMKDREKAYRDKIIGAQFIEFLRKRLILMREILADDGSIYVHLDWKKGHYIKAIMDEVFGEHNFMNEVIWHYKGNSKPVKCFPKKHDNILLYSKTESPIIYPGKITEEFSQLTLKRYNHIEVLKDGTIKRYKISALRDGKQEKIYMAEGKYADTVWNIPVPRSNLENSIEYPTKKPENLLERIVKASSNPNDIILDAFAGSGTTLAVAEKLGRRWIGMDCGKLAVYTIQKRMLNLTTKIGSIKKDERKDYERVADFDEHLKNNSKGLFFIYEKARKGGIVITDSFLKNLAEFISDNLSDNKKEEFSIVCPEDKLQLYKIKPIKVENSKAGEKIIDVGKVRFLISFIQPKEKTEKEKSLKAKEFTLYNAGIYDNKKILDLPWDRYKPFVMQLFGVRAESHKIHGFEADGYIGVHPAFIWDYPNQKNLVLDQGYVKTLHNVLGGRAGSKFYVVAPITGMAFMEDEIVISKTTYVFLKVPLSVLKALIEKGEPGSIKQPVSEADVNEVIDAVGFDFISQPQVKVACKRRNPKDSNLFNAGKKDFSIEILEFKSNTLVYDPEDFENFETFSMALIDTDYNNDFFNLDKVFWANDVLNEEKTKAVIRIQEDDFAGKKMMAIFIDKYGNELKVVKTKKDFK is encoded by the coding sequence GTGAAACTGACTGAACAGGAAAAGAAGAAAATAATTGAACTGATTGAAGCGGGGAAGACTCTGCCGGCAGTTTATAGGCCCAGACTGTTTGATAAGGATGATTCTGAGTTTATTGAGGCGACTAAGGATTACAGGCTTGTCTATAAAGGGAAGGCAAGGAAAGAGAATATTATCGCCCAAACGCCTGCCGCGCCTTTTCAGAAAATAAGGTCTTTTAATACCAGTAACTCTTTTGAGGATGACTGGCAGAATATGTTGATTTTCGGCGATAATCTGCTGGTGCTGAAAACCCTGTATGAAGACCAGCAGGGACCGAATTTTTATAAGACAAAGAATAAAATCAAACTCATCTATATTGACCCACCTTTTGCCACAAAACAGGATTTCATGAAAGACCGCGAAAAAGCGTACCGGGATAAAATCATCGGCGCGCAGTTTATTGAGTTTTTACGGAAACGACTGATCCTGATGCGCGAAATTCTTGCGGATGACGGCTCCATCTATGTCCACCTTGACTGGAAAAAAGGCCATTATATCAAAGCAATTATGGATGAGGTGTTCGGAGAACATAATTTCATGAATGAGGTTATTTGGCATTATAAAGGAAATTCAAAACCAGTAAAATGTTTCCCAAAAAAACATGATAATATACTTTTATATTCAAAAACTGAAAGTCCTATTATTTATCCAGGAAAAATAACAGAAGAATTTTCTCAATTAACGTTAAAGAGATATAATCATATAGAGGTACTGAAAGATGGCACTATAAAGCGGTATAAAATTAGTGCACTTAGAGATGGGAAACAGGAAAAAATTTATATGGCAGAGGGAAAATATGCAGATACAGTATGGAATATCCCAGTTCCAAGATCGAATTTAGAAAACTCAATTGAATATCCAACCAAAAAGCCGGAAAACCTTCTTGAACGAATAGTCAAAGCCTCCTCCAACCCAAACGACATTATCCTTGACGCTTTTGCGGGTTCGGGCACAACGCTCGCCGTGGCAGAAAAACTTGGCCGCCGCTGGATCGGGATGGATTGCGGCAAATTAGCTGTTTATACCATCCAGAAACGAATGCTTAATCTGACGACTAAAATCGGGTCAATAAAAAAAGACGAAAGAAAAGATTACGAGCGGGTAGCTGATTTTGATGAGCACTTGAAAAACAATTCAAAGGGCTTGTTTTTTATCTATGAAAAGGCGCGTAAAGGTGGCATTGTGATTACCGACTCTTTTCTGAAAAATCTTGCCGAATTTATTTCCGATAATCTGTCAGACAATAAAAAAGAGGAGTTTTCCATTGTCTGTCCGGAAGACAAATTACAGCTTTACAAAATAAAACCGATTAAAGTGGAAAACAGCAAGGCGGGCGAAAAAATTATTGACGTCGGCAAGGTGCGTTTTCTTATTTCTTTTATTCAGCCAAAGGAAAAAACCGAAAAGGAAAAATCGCTCAAGGCAAAGGAGTTTACTCTTTATAACGCTGGAATTTACGACAATAAGAAAATACTTGATTTGCCGTGGGACAGGTACAAGCCCTTTGTTATGCAGTTGTTCGGGGTGCGCGCCGAGTCTCACAAAATTCACGGTTTTGAAGCGGACGGGTATATTGGTGTGCATCCAGCTTTTATCTGGGATTATCCCAATCAGAAAAATCTTGTTCTTGATCAGGGATATGTCAAGACCCTGCACAATGTTCTGGGCGGCAGAGCTGGCAGTAAATTCTATGTTGTTGCGCCGATAACCGGCATGGCGTTTATGGAAGATGAAATTGTAATTAGCAAAACAACATACGTTTTTCTAAAAGTTCCGCTTTCAGTCTTAAAGGCTCTGATTGAAAAAGGAGAGCCGGGAAGCATAAAACAGCCTGTCAGCGAAGCGGACGTCAATGAAGTGATTGACGCTGTCGGGTTTGATTTTATTTCACAGCCGCAAGTTAAAGTCGCCTGTAAACGCAGAAATCCGAAAGACAGCAATCTGTTCAATGCAGGGAAGAAGGATTTTTCCATAGAAATATTAGAATTCAAGTCAAATACGCTTGTTTACGATCCTGAAGATTTTGAAAATTTTGAAACTTTTTCTATGGCGCTTATTGACACGGATTACAATAATGATTTTTTCAATCTTGATAAAGTTTTCTGGGCAAATGATGTTCTGAATGAGGAAAAAACGAAAGCAGTTATCAGGATACAGGAAGATGATTTTGCCGGGAAAAAGATGATGGCAATATTCATTGATAAATACGGCAATGAGCTGAAAGTCGTTAAAACGAAAAAGGATTTCAAATGA
- the gyrA gene encoding DNA gyrase subunit A — protein sequence MDTTEGKIDLVHIEDEMQRSYIDYAMSVIIGRALPDIRDGLKPVHRRILYAMHDLGISSNKSYKKSARIVGEVLGKYHPHGDTAVYDTITRMVQVFSSREPLIDGQGNFGSIDGDSAAAMRYTEVRMSRISEELLTDIEKETVDFVPNFDESLQEPVVLPANVPNLLVNGSQGIAVGMATDIPPHNLGEIIDGVVNVIDNPDVTIDELMLIIKGPDFPTGATIYGRKAIRDAYHTGRGLIQVRAKVEIENIKGTDREQIVITEIPYQVNKANLITTIANLVRDHKIEGISDLRDESDKDGLRVVVELKKGEIAQIIINQLYKHTQMQTTYGAILLAIDENRPRIFNLREMLDKFLQHRQEVVRRRTQFDLKKAKAKAHILEGLKVAIEHLDKVIKIIKSSKDADSARESLMQEFKLSDLQVRAILDMRLQRLTGLERDKIHQEYLDTIKLINQLEEILASDKKIMDIIKKEMLEIKGKYANPRRTRIVEQTTELGMEDLIAEEDMVITISHAGYIKRLPLTTYRRQHRGGRGIMGAGTKEEDFIEYVFVASTHDYILFFTDRGQIHWVKVYQIPQAGRLSRGKAIVNLLRIAPDEKVTAFIRVREFDDKHNLIMATERGITKKTNLIAYSHPRAGGIKGIRLDKGDRLISVSLTDGEKDVLLATRDGKAIRFMEKAIRTVGRVSRGVRGIRLKKGDIIIGMEVVEDESTVVVVTANGYGKRTRFSEYRSQGRGGIGVISIQTDSRNGLVEGLRTVADADELIVITAKGVIIRQPVREIRVIKRNTKGTKLIRLDKGDRVVSIAKVAVEEEENEEKEVKNKKVSKKPKTGKGAKKKKK from the coding sequence ATGGATACAACAGAAGGGAAGATAGACTTAGTACATATAGAAGATGAAATGCAAAGGTCTTATATAGACTACGCTATGAGTGTCATTATCGGACGCGCTTTACCTGATATCAGGGATGGACTAAAACCTGTTCATAGAAGAATTCTATACGCAATGCATGATCTGGGTATTTCAAGTAATAAATCCTATAAAAAGTCTGCCAGAATTGTTGGTGAAGTTCTAGGAAAATACCATCCGCACGGTGATACAGCTGTGTATGACACAATAACCAGAATGGTGCAGGTTTTCTCATCCAGAGAACCATTAATAGATGGACAGGGTAATTTCGGCTCCATAGATGGTGATTCAGCGGCTGCTATGAGATATACAGAAGTAAGAATGTCCCGAATAAGCGAGGAGCTTCTTACGGATATTGAAAAAGAAACGGTGGATTTTGTGCCGAATTTCGATGAATCCCTTCAGGAACCTGTAGTACTTCCTGCTAATGTGCCAAATTTGCTGGTAAATGGCTCACAAGGCATTGCTGTTGGTATGGCCACAGATATTCCTCCACATAACCTTGGAGAGATTATAGATGGGGTTGTAAACGTAATTGATAATCCAGACGTCACAATTGATGAACTTATGCTTATCATTAAAGGTCCTGATTTTCCAACAGGTGCCACTATATATGGAAGGAAAGCTATTAGAGATGCCTATCATACAGGAAGAGGACTAATTCAGGTTCGGGCAAAAGTAGAAATTGAGAATATAAAAGGAACTGATAGGGAACAAATAGTCATAACAGAAATTCCATATCAGGTGAATAAAGCAAATCTAATTACAACAATAGCGAATCTTGTGAGAGATCATAAGATAGAAGGAATATCCGACCTGAGAGATGAATCCGATAAAGATGGACTAAGGGTTGTTGTTGAATTAAAGAAGGGAGAAATTGCGCAGATAATAATTAATCAGCTTTATAAACATACTCAGATGCAGACCACATATGGTGCTATACTTCTTGCTATAGATGAAAACAGGCCCAGGATTTTTAATCTACGGGAGATGTTAGATAAGTTTCTTCAGCATAGACAGGAAGTTGTGCGCAGAAGAACGCAATTTGATTTAAAAAAAGCAAAAGCTAAGGCACATATTCTGGAGGGATTAAAGGTTGCGATTGAACATCTTGATAAGGTTATAAAAATAATAAAATCCTCCAAAGATGCAGATTCCGCGCGTGAGAGCTTAATGCAAGAGTTCAAGCTTTCTGACCTGCAGGTACGAGCTATACTTGATATGCGTCTGCAGCGATTAACAGGATTGGAAAGAGACAAGATCCATCAGGAGTATCTGGATACAATAAAGTTAATAAATCAACTTGAAGAGATTCTGGCAAGTGATAAGAAAATTATGGATATAATCAAAAAGGAAATGCTTGAAATTAAGGGAAAGTACGCAAATCCGAGGAGAACCCGGATTGTTGAACAAACAACAGAACTGGGTATGGAAGACTTGATAGCAGAAGAAGACATGGTTATAACAATAAGCCACGCTGGATATATAAAAAGGCTGCCTTTAACAACATACAGAAGACAGCATAGAGGCGGCAGGGGTATTATGGGAGCAGGAACAAAGGAGGAGGATTTTATAGAATATGTATTTGTAGCATCCACGCATGACTATATACTTTTCTTTACAGACAGAGGACAAATTCACTGGGTAAAGGTTTATCAAATACCGCAGGCAGGCAGGCTCTCAAGAGGTAAGGCTATTGTTAATCTTTTGCGTATTGCTCCTGATGAGAAAGTTACAGCTTTTATCAGAGTTAGAGAGTTTGATGATAAACATAATTTGATAATGGCAACAGAGAGGGGTATTACGAAGAAAACTAATCTCATTGCTTATAGCCATCCAAGAGCAGGTGGAATAAAGGGCATAAGGCTGGACAAAGGAGATAGGTTAATTTCAGTAAGTCTCACTGACGGAGAAAAGGATGTTCTCTTAGCAACAAGAGATGGTAAAGCAATTAGATTCATGGAAAAAGCAATAAGAACTGTTGGAAGGGTCTCAAGAGGTGTTCGGGGCATAAGATTGAAGAAAGGAGATATTATTATTGGAATGGAAGTTGTTGAGGATGAGTCAACAGTTGTTGTTGTTACAGCTAATGGATATGGGAAACGCACGCGCTTCTCAGAGTACAGGTCCCAGGGACGCGGGGGTATCGGAGTTATTAGTATTCAGACTGATTCAAGAAATGGACTGGTTGAAGGATTAAGAACAGTTGCAGATGCTGATGAATTGATAGTTATTACAGCTAAAGGTGTAATAATACGCCAGCCTGTTAGGGAAATAAGGGTTATCAAGCGCAATACAAAAGGCACTAAGCTGATCCGTCTTGACAAAGGAGACCGTGTAGTAAGTATTGCAAAGGTTGCTGTTGAGGAAGAGGAAAACGAAGAAAAAGAAGTGAAGAACAAAAAGGTATCAAAAAAACCTAAAACGGGTAAAGGCGCCAAGAAGAAAAAGAAATAA
- a CDS encoding sulfatase, whose product MNVLMIIPDALKADNLHCYGYPKETSPFLDKLASEGVLFKNTISTSSHTLPGIASILTGLTPFTHGLDGPPTWERWRELWKPWKTPFNILGEKGYKIAGYDAWFYGRLGYDKEIKDLNKAIEEHKNKKFFLWYVPYQTHLPYNPKIPYDTMFMPSDYQISESTKQKLKVVKSTMIIHKPGLLSRHEREQSVSGKDKATHGRSAGVLTLSEEDIPAIIALYDGEIRSQDEEIEGYVKKLEDLNLLDDTIVVITSDHGEEIGERGSVGHASCSLAGTLHEEVVRVPLIIRYPKALPKGKVVETQVSLIDVMPTLFDIMGFEMPKETEGHSLMPFIKGEHVDFKEEAYLETRPCGWQILKSDERKVYAIRTPEWKFIYNRDPNNKDKCSYELYNLKDDPGEKHNLVSEAKDTTDQFKKKLHNLMDKPSFLLNK is encoded by the coding sequence ATGAATGTATTAATGATAATACCCGACGCTTTGAAGGCTGATAATTTGCATTGTTATGGCTATCCGAAGGAAACAAGTCCTTTTCTTGACAAGCTGGCCAGCGAAGGAGTGCTTTTCAAAAACACAATAAGCACTTCCTCTCATACTCTACCTGGTATAGCTTCTATTCTTACAGGATTGACTCCTTTTACTCATGGGCTTGATGGACCACCAACCTGGGAGAGATGGAGAGAGCTGTGGAAACCGTGGAAGACGCCTTTTAATATTCTTGGAGAAAAAGGATATAAAATAGCTGGATACGACGCATGGTTCTATGGAAGACTCGGATACGATAAGGAAATAAAAGACCTGAATAAAGCTATTGAAGAGCATAAAAACAAGAAGTTTTTTCTGTGGTATGTTCCTTATCAGACTCATCTTCCATACAATCCAAAGATACCTTACGATACCATGTTTATGCCGAGTGATTACCAGATAAGTGAATCCACAAAACAAAAACTTAAAGTTGTCAAGTCAACAATGATTATACATAAACCTGGCCTTTTAAGCAGGCATGAACGGGAACAATCAGTTTCAGGAAAGGACAAGGCAACTCATGGGAGGAGTGCAGGGGTGTTGACTCTCTCAGAAGAGGATATACCTGCTATTATAGCTTTATATGATGGGGAAATAAGATCTCAGGATGAGGAAATAGAGGGTTATGTGAAGAAACTGGAGGATTTGAATCTTCTGGATGATACAATAGTTGTTATAACCTCGGATCATGGAGAAGAAATAGGTGAGAGAGGCTCTGTAGGACATGCATCGTGCTCGCTTGCTGGCACTTTGCATGAGGAAGTTGTAAGAGTTCCTCTAATAATAAGATATCCCAAAGCACTTCCAAAAGGGAAGGTAGTTGAAACACAGGTTTCCTTGATTGATGTCATGCCTACACTGTTTGATATTATGGGATTTGAGATGCCCAAAGAGACAGAAGGACATTCACTTATGCCTTTTATAAAAGGGGAACATGTGGACTTTAAGGAAGAGGCATATCTGGAAACACGGCCATGCGGCTGGCAGATTCTGAAAAGTGATGAAAGAAAAGTATATGCTATAAGAACGCCTGAGTGGAAGTTTATATATAATAGAGATCCCAATAATAAAGATAAATGCAGCTATGAATTGTATAATTTGAAGGATGATCCTGGCGAAAAGCATAACCTGGTCAGCGAAGCAAAAGATACAACAGACCAGTTTAAGAAAAAACTGCATAACCTGATGGACAAGCCATCGTTTCTTTTAAATAAATAA
- a CDS encoding DUF1844 domain-containing protein, which produces MGKEKKKKDIKFNIKKEDKDWKEKVVEDKKKEEFKMPPLEVNFMMFITSLSMQAMMSLGLYPNPITKKEEKNLGVSKYTIDTITMIQEKTKGNLTSEESRLIDNILYDLRMKYIETSKEPVKT; this is translated from the coding sequence ATGGGCAAAGAAAAGAAAAAGAAAGATATAAAATTCAATATCAAAAAGGAAGATAAAGATTGGAAGGAAAAGGTAGTAGAGGATAAAAAGAAAGAAGAATTTAAGATGCCTCCATTAGAGGTAAATTTTATGATGTTTATAACCAGTCTCAGCATGCAGGCAATGATGAGTCTGGGGCTCTATCCAAATCCCATTACAAAGAAAGAAGAAAAGAATTTAGGCGTCTCTAAGTACACAATAGATACTATAACAATGATCCAAGAAAAGACAAAAGGCAATCTTACCAGTGAGGAATCCAGATTAATAGACAATATTCTATACGACTTGCGAATGAAGTACATAGAGACAAGTAAAGAACCTGTCAAAACATGA